The proteins below come from a single Oxyura jamaicensis isolate SHBP4307 breed ruddy duck chromosome 1, BPBGC_Ojam_1.0, whole genome shotgun sequence genomic window:
- the LRRC58 gene encoding leucine-rich repeat-containing protein 58, producing MAAAAEPEEPAAGGEEEATAAAAEEELELSAELRSRRSAEARRLVLSPRRLSGPLPAGLSQWFPALELLDVSGTGLAELGAGLLALPRLHTLLAKNNRLGGPGSLPKGLGQAPLGRSLRVLNLSGNRFAELPPALLGLRGLQSLSLGGNRLHGIPPDIQELRSLEFLYLGGNFITSIPPELANLPSLSYLVLCDNKIQSIPPQLAQLHSLRSLSLHNNLLTYLPREILNLVHLEELSLRGNPLVVRFVRDLTYNPPSLQELAGRTIKTRNVPYAPSDLPENLVRYLSLASNCPNPKCGGVYFDSCVRQIKFVDFCGKYRIPLMHYLCSPECSSPCSSASQSSTSQSESDSEDEASVAARRMQKVLLG from the exons atggcggcggcggccgagCCGGAGGagccggcggcgggcggcgaggaggaggcgacggcggcggcggctgaggaggagctggagctgtctGCCGAGCTGCGATCGCGGCGCAGCGCCGAGGCTCGGCGGCTGGTGCTGTCCCCGCGGCGGCTGTCGGGCCCGCTGCCCGCCGGGCTGTCGCAGTGGTTCCCGGCGCTGGAGCTGCTGGACGTGAGCGGCACGGGGCTGGCGGAGCTGGGCGCGGGGCTGCTGGCGCTGCCGCGGCTCCACACGCTGCTGGCCAAGAACAACCGGCTGGGCGGGCCCGGCTCGCTGCccaaggggctggggcaggcgcCGCTGGGGCGCTCCCTGCGCGTCCTCAACCTCAGCGGCAACCGCTTCGCCGAGCTGCCGCCcgccctgctggggctgcgcgGGCTGCAGAGCCTCAGCCTGGGCGGCAACCGCCTGCACGGCATCCCGCCCGACATACAGGAGCTGCGCAG tttagaGTTTCTGTACCTTGGAGGGAATTTCATTACTTCAATTCCACCTGAATTAGCAAACCTGCCTTCTCTAAGTTATCTTGTTCTGTGTGACAACAAGATCCAGAGCATTCCACCTCAGCTGGCACA GCTGCATTCCCTGCGTTCTCTTAGCCTGCACAATAACCTCCTGACTTACCTCCCTCGAGAGATCCTTAACCTGGTGCACCTGGAGGAGCTGAGCTTGCGTGGGAACCCGCTGGTCGTTCGGTTTGTGCGTGACCTGACCTACAATCCCCCGAGCCTTCAGGAGCTGGCTGGACGCACGATTAAAACCCGCAACGTTCCCTACGCTCCCAGCGATCTCCCGGAGAATCTTGTCCGGTATCTGAGCTTGGCCAGCAACTGCCCCAACCCCAAATGTGGCG GTGTCTACTTTGACAGCTGCGTCAGACAGATCAAGTTTGTTGACTTCTGTGGGAAGTACCGCATCCCGCTGATGCACTACCTGTGCTCCCCCGAGTGCTCCTCGCCCTGCAGCTCGGCCTCCCAGAGCTCCACTTCCCAGAGCGAGTCTGACTCTGAGGATGAAGCCAGTGTGGCTGCGCGCAGGATGCAGAAAGTCCTTCTGGGATAA
- the FSTL1 gene encoding follistatin-related protein 1: MVWKTLPLLCALLAAARLRAEEEPRSKSKICANVFCGAGRECAVTEKGDPTCLCIEQCKPHKRPVCGSNGKTYLNHCELHRDACLTGSKIQVDYDGHCKEKKSENPAASPVVCYQSDRDELRRRVIQWLEAEIIPDGWFSKGSNYSEVLDKYFKSFDDGDSRLDSSEFLKFVEQNETAVNITTYMDQETNKLLRGLCVDALIELSDENADWKLSFNEFLKCLSPSFNPPEKKCALEDETYEDGAETQVECNRCVCACGNWVCTAMTCEGKNEKMPAGRQQPDQDLTEEELARYVQELQKHQETAEKTKRMSTKEM; this comes from the exons GAGGAGCCGAGAAGCAAATCTAAAATCTGTGCCAATGTCTTCTGCGGAGCCGGGCGGGAATGTGCGGTGACGGAGAAGGGAGACCCGACCTGCCTCTGCATTGAG CAATGTAAACCTCACAAGAGGCCCGTGTGTGGTAGCAATGGCAAGACATACCTGAACCACTGTGAGCTGCACCGTGACGCCTGCCTCACTGGCTCCAAGATCCAGGTGGATTATGATGGACACTGTAAAG AGAAAAAGTCTGAGAATCCAGCTGCAAGTCCAG TTGTCTGCTACCAGTCGGACAGGGATGAGCTTCGTCGCCGCGTCATCCAGTGGCTGGAAGCTGAGATTATCCCGGACGGATGGTTTTCCAAGGGCAGCAACTACAGCGAAGTCCTGGACAAGTACTTCAAG AGCTTTGACGACGGCGATTCCCGCCTGGACTCCAGCGAATTCCTGAAGTTTGTGGAGCAGAATGAGACTGCCGTCAACATCACCACCTACATGGACCAGGAGACCAACAAGCTGCTCAG GGGACTCTGCGTAGATGCCCTCATCGAGCTGTCAGATGAAAACGCCGACTGGAAGCTCAGCTTCAATGAATTTCTCAAGTGCCTCAGCCCATCCTTCAACCCACCAGAGAAAA AGTGTGCTCTGGAAGACGAAACTTACGAGGATGGAGCAGAGACCCAGGTGGAGTGCAACCGCTGCGTCTGTGCCTGTGGGAACTGGGTGTGCACTGCAATGACATGTGAAG GGAAGAATGAGAAGATGCCTGCTGGGAGACAGCAACCTGATCAAGACTTGACTGAGGAGGAGCTAGCTAGATACgttcaggagctgcagaagcatCAG GAGACGGCTGAGAAGACCAAGAGAATGAGCACCAAGGAGATGTGA